The following is a genomic window from Hugenholtzia roseola DSM 9546.
AGAAACAGGAAAGTTTTTTTTCATAAAAATAAAATGATTTTAGAAAATAATACGACAGCCGCTTTTATTTCAGCCACTTGCGTTCTACATAGAAAGTGGCAAAGGGCAGCAAAGAGGCAGCCAAAGCCAATAATAGCCTAAAAAAGCTCCATTTGCAGCGCAATCCTACCCAAAAAATCATCACCACATACAAGATAAAGAGAAAACCGTGTGCCATGCCCACAATTTGATTAGGCAAGCCCATTTCTGCCCAATATTTTAAAGGCATCGTAACAAAGAAAAGTGCCAAATAAGAGATGCCTTCGGCTATTGCGACAAAGCGCGTCCAGCGTAGGAAGTCGGCGGAAACTTCGGTGTTTTGCATGTTTTTTTTGTTTTTACAATTTTTGTAAGGACGAAAGCGTTAAATGCACCCCACCCCAAACCCCAGTAATGTTAAGTTCTACCTTAGACTCGACCACTGTTAGGGGCTTGCGCCCACTAACAGGGTCTTCTGACCCTAACAGTGGGCGATTAGACCCTGTTAGTGGTCAAAAGTGTCTTTTTTTTGCCTATTTTGGGTCTAAAAACACCGTTTTATTTCAATCAAACTTAGGACAACGCACGGCGTTGTCCTAAGTTCGTTTGGTTTTTTGTTTT
Proteins encoded in this region:
- a CDS encoding DUF3817 domain-containing protein, whose amino-acid sequence is MQNTEVSADFLRWTRFVAIAEGISYLALFFVTMPLKYWAEMGLPNQIVGMAHGFLFILYVVMIFWVGLRCKWSFFRLLLALAASLLPFATFYVERKWLK